The following are encoded together in the Streptomyces sp. NBC_00341 genome:
- the pepE gene encoding dipeptidase PepE, whose translation MNLLLLSNSTQYGCGYLEHALDTVRTFLPAEARLAFVPYALADYAAYTTRVRDALEPAGISVRGVHENADPVAELAASDAVFIGGGNSFRLLSALYRTGLRDAVTGAVREGLPYMGASAGTNMASPTLRTTNDMPIVQPPSFETLGLVPFQINPHYQDPDPDSTHKGETREERLTEFLEENDVPVLGLREGSWLRVNGRQARVQGARPARLFARGAQPQELPAGTDVSHLLTTAPRFDAPVR comes from the coding sequence GTGAATCTGCTCCTGCTCTCCAACTCCACGCAGTACGGCTGCGGTTACCTGGAACACGCCCTCGACACGGTGCGGACGTTCCTGCCCGCGGAGGCCCGGCTCGCCTTCGTGCCGTACGCGCTCGCCGACTACGCGGCGTACACCACCCGGGTCCGCGACGCCCTGGAACCGGCCGGCATCAGCGTCCGCGGCGTCCACGAGAACGCCGACCCGGTCGCCGAACTCGCCGCGTCCGACGCCGTGTTCATCGGCGGCGGCAACTCCTTCCGGCTGCTCAGCGCGCTCTACCGGACCGGGCTGCGCGACGCCGTGACCGGGGCGGTGCGCGAGGGGCTGCCGTACATGGGGGCCAGCGCGGGGACGAACATGGCCTCGCCCACCCTGCGCACCACCAACGACATGCCCATCGTGCAGCCGCCGTCCTTCGAGACGCTCGGCCTCGTCCCGTTCCAGATCAACCCGCACTACCAGGACCCGGACCCGGACAGCACCCACAAGGGCGAGACCCGCGAGGAACGGCTCACCGAGTTCCTGGAGGAGAACGACGTCCCGGTGCTCGGACTGCGCGAGGGCTCATGGCTGCGGGTCAACGGGCGTCAGGCCCGGGTCCAGGGCGCCCGCCCCGCGCGGCTGTTCGCCCGCGGCGCGCAGCCGCAGGAGCTCCCGGCGGGGACGGACGTCTCTCATCTGCTCACGACGGCACCGAGGTTCGACGCGCCGGTGCGCTGA
- a CDS encoding IclR family transcriptional regulator gives MADYDLDRRTPAGALQTVDRALLVLLAFERTRPDWGVTEVAEEFGWDTSVAQRLLATLAGRGFLVSDPATRRYRIGPAVLRLGRLWERSGSLELLAGPVLEELRRVTGDTVLFCLPDSFHMRCVAAEEGETGPLRYYPLVGELYPAHAGATSKSYYAYLPDEQRHRLFRGRPMARFTDRTVTDPDLLEAELLKVRAQGYAWTVGEYDAGIATVAVPVFLGREPYGSLSLGGAKERFEGAPENRLDALRKAADMLERRLTHPPQRPKPRSRRTT, from the coding sequence ATGGCGGACTACGATCTGGACCGGCGGACCCCGGCCGGGGCCCTGCAAACCGTCGACCGGGCGCTCCTGGTGCTGCTCGCGTTCGAGCGGACCAGACCCGACTGGGGCGTCACCGAGGTCGCCGAGGAGTTCGGCTGGGACACCTCGGTGGCCCAGCGGCTGCTCGCCACCCTCGCGGGCCGGGGCTTCCTGGTCTCCGACCCGGCCACCCGCCGCTACCGCATCGGCCCCGCCGTGCTGCGCCTGGGCAGGCTCTGGGAGCGCTCAGGATCGCTGGAGCTGCTCGCCGGACCCGTCCTGGAGGAGCTGCGCCGGGTGACCGGCGACACCGTGCTGTTCTGCCTGCCGGACAGCTTCCACATGCGGTGCGTAGCCGCGGAGGAGGGCGAGACGGGGCCGCTGCGCTACTACCCGCTGGTCGGTGAGCTGTATCCGGCGCACGCCGGGGCGACCAGCAAGTCGTACTACGCCTACCTGCCGGACGAGCAGCGCCACCGGCTCTTCCGGGGGCGCCCGATGGCCCGGTTCACGGACCGGACGGTGACCGATCCGGATCTGCTGGAGGCGGAGCTGCTGAAGGTGCGCGCCCAGGGCTACGCCTGGACGGTCGGTGAGTACGACGCCGGCATCGCGACCGTTGCCGTACCGGTCTTCCTCGGACGCGAACCGTACGGAAGCCTCAGCCTGGGCGGCGCGAAGGAACGGTTCGAGGGGGCGCCGGAGAACCGGCTCGACGCGCTGCGCAAGGCGGCCGACATGCTGGAGAGGCGCCTCACCCATCCACCGCAGCGCCCCAAACCCCGCTCCCGCCGGACCACCTGA
- a CDS encoding DUF1177 domain-containing protein gives MLKYVLDIVDLLDDPQANGKTVVEYLDSVAGAEGSSAEVTTVAGERGSTDFVMVRIPGSRGRTAGGTARTLGVVGRLGGIGARPEMIGLVSDADGAVSAVATAAKLLDMRRRGDVLPGDVIVATHICPDAPTEPHDPVPFMGSPVDIATMNRHEVTDAMEAVLSIDTTKGNRIINHKGLALSPTVKEGWVLRVSEQLGELLAVVTGEPLVTYPVTTQDITPYGNGAHHINSILQPATATAAPVVGLAVTSAAAVPGCQTGASHESDIASAARYAVEVAKAYGAGHLDFHDAVEFDNLVNRYGSLSHLQTLGRTPQES, from the coding sequence ATGTTGAAGTACGTACTGGACATCGTCGACCTCCTCGACGACCCGCAGGCCAATGGGAAGACGGTCGTCGAGTACCTCGACTCCGTGGCTGGGGCCGAGGGCTCGTCCGCCGAGGTCACCACGGTCGCCGGCGAGCGCGGCTCGACGGACTTCGTGATGGTCCGCATCCCCGGCTCCCGGGGACGCACCGCCGGCGGCACCGCCCGCACCCTCGGTGTGGTCGGCCGGCTCGGCGGCATCGGCGCCCGGCCCGAGATGATCGGACTGGTCTCCGACGCCGACGGAGCCGTCTCCGCCGTCGCCACCGCCGCGAAGCTGCTCGACATGCGCCGCCGCGGCGATGTGCTGCCCGGCGATGTGATCGTCGCCACCCACATCTGCCCGGACGCGCCGACCGAGCCGCACGACCCGGTGCCGTTCATGGGCTCGCCCGTGGACATCGCCACCATGAACCGCCACGAGGTGACCGACGCCATGGAGGCCGTGCTCTCCATCGACACCACCAAGGGCAACCGCATCATCAACCACAAGGGCCTCGCCCTGTCGCCCACCGTCAAGGAGGGCTGGGTGCTCCGCGTCAGCGAGCAGCTCGGTGAGCTGCTGGCCGTGGTGACCGGTGAGCCCTTGGTCACATACCCCGTGACGACTCAGGACATTACGCCGTACGGTAACGGTGCACATCACATCAATTCGATCCTCCAGCCCGCCACCGCCACGGCCGCTCCCGTGGTCGGTCTCGCGGTCACCTCGGCCGCCGCGGTGCCGGGCTGCCAGACGGGTGCGAGTCACGAGAGCGACATCGCCTCCGCCGCCCGCTACGCCGTGGAGGTCGCCAAGGCCTACGGCGCGGGCCACCTGGACTTCCACGACGCGGTGGAGTTCGACAACCTCGTCAACCGCTACGGGTCGCTGTCCCACCTGCAGACCCTCGGCCGCACACCCCAGGAGTCCTGA
- a CDS encoding cytosine permease, with protein sequence MAAVPPADAAVNETKSIGSDDYSLSRVPRDKRFGFWSMLLQWLAQSGSISQFTLGATIGVGMTFGNAFLAFTLGAVILEIVIFAIGLAGMREGLATPMLTRWVGFGRNGSALVSFVIAVSLVGWFGVQNTIFGDSVSALVGGPSWMWCVLAGIAITALVIFGFKYMANFAKIVTPLFFAMVAFSVIRTLNDHSFSDLIHSPPPGDTIPLAVAATAIAGGYMTGAIVSPEMTRYNRKGSHVFLQSASSMILSEYIVGLTGVLLGHLVKSNEVSHIVLSTSGAFGVVVVLMSTAKINDWNLYGSSLGVVNFFQVVFGKRVHRGAVTIALGIAGTLLSAVGIMTHFTEFLTILGVAIPPIGGIIVAEYWVVKKMRKPLDDTRESQTLPKTSPTWVPMSIVIWIAAFCVGKFYDGGIPALNSLATAFVLYCVLGLLGWVKPYGTSTLDDEGGSDDTAPDARTSTPVGAA encoded by the coding sequence ATGGCTGCTGTCCCTCCGGCCGACGCCGCGGTCAACGAGACCAAGAGCATCGGCAGCGACGACTACTCGCTCTCGCGCGTCCCGCGTGACAAGCGGTTCGGTTTCTGGTCGATGCTGCTCCAGTGGCTGGCCCAGTCCGGCTCGATCTCGCAGTTCACGCTGGGCGCCACCATCGGCGTCGGCATGACCTTCGGCAACGCCTTCCTCGCCTTCACGCTCGGCGCGGTGATCCTGGAGATCGTGATCTTCGCGATCGGCCTGGCCGGTATGCGCGAGGGCCTCGCGACCCCGATGCTGACCCGCTGGGTGGGCTTCGGCCGCAACGGCTCCGCGCTGGTCAGCTTCGTCATCGCGGTCAGCCTGGTCGGCTGGTTCGGCGTCCAGAACACGATCTTCGGCGACAGCGTCTCCGCGCTGGTCGGCGGACCGTCCTGGATGTGGTGCGTGCTGGCGGGCATCGCCATCACCGCCCTGGTGATCTTCGGCTTCAAGTACATGGCCAACTTCGCGAAGATCGTCACGCCGCTGTTCTTCGCGATGGTCGCCTTCTCCGTCATCCGGACCCTGAACGACCACTCGTTCAGCGACCTGATCCACTCGCCGCCGCCCGGCGACACGATCCCCCTCGCCGTCGCCGCCACCGCCATCGCGGGCGGCTACATGACCGGCGCGATCGTCTCCCCCGAGATGACCCGCTACAACCGCAAGGGCTCGCACGTCTTCCTGCAGAGCGCCTCCTCGATGATCCTCTCCGAGTACATCGTCGGACTGACCGGTGTGCTGCTGGGCCACCTGGTGAAGAGCAACGAGGTCTCGCACATCGTGCTCTCCACCTCCGGCGCCTTCGGTGTGGTCGTGGTCCTGATGTCCACCGCCAAGATCAACGACTGGAACCTGTACGGCTCCTCGCTCGGCGTCGTCAACTTCTTCCAGGTCGTCTTCGGCAAGCGCGTCCACCGCGGCGCGGTCACGATCGCCCTCGGCATCGCCGGCACGCTCCTGTCCGCGGTCGGGATCATGACCCACTTCACCGAGTTCCTCACGATCCTCGGCGTCGCGATCCCGCCGATCGGCGGCATCATCGTGGCCGAGTACTGGGTCGTGAAGAAGATGCGCAAGCCGCTGGACGACACCCGGGAATCCCAGACCCTGCCGAAGACCTCGCCGACCTGGGTGCCGATGTCCATCGTCATCTGGATCGCGGCCTTCTGCGTCGGCAAGTTCTACGACGGCGGCATACCGGCCCTGAACTCGCTGGCCACCGCCTTCGTCCTGTACTGCGTGCTCGGCCTGCTGGGCTGGGTGAAGCCGTACGGCACCTCCACCCTGGACGACGAGGGCGGCTCGGACGACACCGCCCCCGACGCCCGCACCAGCACCCCCGTGGGAGCAGCATGA
- a CDS encoding M20/M25/M40 family metallo-hydrolase: MSTTEPTAPLIPASDEAQAEVVDLCAELIRFDTSNPTSNERASADWVVGRLAEVGIDSELIESAPGRASVIARIAGRDPERGALMVHGHLDVVPADASEWQVPPFSGEIRDGYLWGRGAIDMKDTVAVMLATARHFARTGTKPARDLVLAFLADEEAGGKFGAHWLVEHRPELFAGVTEAIGEGGGFSFAIDDTRRLYPIENAQRGMAWMELTATGRAGHGSSPNDENAVTDLAESLTRIGRETFPIRLIEPVRALLEEAARLYGVEFDENDIEGSLAKLGPVSDFMQVVLRNSANPTMFNAGYQTNVIPGKATARVDGRFLPGHEQELIDTIDRLLLPSVSREWVNHDIAMETTFDGPLVDAMCDAVRAEDPDGHPVPYCNPGGTDAKAFTHLGIRCFGFKGLKLPHDLDYGRLFHGVDERVPLEGLRFGVRVMTRLWQSC, translated from the coding sequence ATGAGCACCACCGAACCCACCGCACCCCTGATCCCCGCCTCGGACGAGGCCCAGGCCGAGGTCGTCGACCTCTGCGCCGAGCTGATCAGGTTCGACACCTCCAACCCCACCAGCAACGAGCGCGCGAGCGCGGACTGGGTGGTGGGCCGCCTCGCGGAGGTGGGCATCGACTCGGAGCTCATCGAGTCCGCGCCGGGCCGGGCCAGCGTCATCGCCCGGATCGCCGGCCGCGACCCGGAGCGCGGCGCGCTGATGGTCCACGGTCACCTGGACGTGGTCCCCGCCGACGCCTCCGAGTGGCAGGTGCCGCCGTTCTCCGGCGAGATCCGGGACGGCTACCTGTGGGGCCGGGGCGCGATCGACATGAAGGACACGGTGGCCGTCATGCTGGCCACCGCCCGGCACTTCGCCCGTACCGGCACCAAGCCCGCCCGCGATCTGGTCCTGGCCTTCCTCGCGGACGAGGAGGCGGGCGGCAAGTTCGGCGCCCACTGGCTGGTCGAGCACCGCCCGGAGCTGTTCGCCGGGGTCACGGAGGCGATCGGCGAGGGCGGCGGGTTCTCCTTCGCCATCGACGACACCCGGCGCCTCTACCCGATCGAGAACGCCCAGCGCGGCATGGCCTGGATGGAGCTCACCGCCACCGGCCGGGCCGGCCACGGCTCCTCGCCCAACGACGAGAACGCGGTCACCGACCTCGCGGAGTCGCTGACCCGGATCGGCCGCGAGACCTTCCCGATCCGGCTGATCGAACCCGTCCGCGCGCTGCTCGAAGAGGCCGCCCGGCTCTACGGTGTCGAGTTCGACGAGAACGACATCGAGGGCAGCCTCGCGAAGCTCGGCCCGGTCTCCGACTTCATGCAGGTGGTGCTCCGCAACTCCGCGAACCCCACCATGTTCAACGCCGGTTACCAGACCAACGTGATCCCCGGAAAGGCCACCGCCCGCGTCGACGGCCGCTTCCTTCCCGGCCACGAGCAGGAGCTGATCGACACCATCGACAGGCTGCTGCTCCCCTCGGTGAGCCGCGAGTGGGTCAACCACGACATCGCGATGGAGACCACCTTCGACGGCCCGCTCGTCGACGCCATGTGCGACGCGGTGCGCGCCGAGGACCCGGACGGCCACCCGGTGCCGTACTGCAACCCCGGCGGCACGGACGCCAAGGCCTTCACCCACCTGGGCATCCGCTGCTTCGGCTTCAAGGGCCTGAAGCTCCCGCACGACCTGGACTACGGCCGCCTCTTCCACGGCGTGGACGAGCGCGTCCCGCTGGAGGGACTGCGCTTCGGCGTCCGCGTCATGACCCGACTCTGGCAGAGCTGCTGA
- a CDS encoding chitobiase/beta-hexosaminidase C-terminal domain-containing protein produces MRLTPLVIAASCLALAAPAAAQARPQPAGPPAAPGVSVPGGRYDHTVSLNFRAGHGDTVRYTLDGSTPTRESRAYSPGRPLRITEDTNVTAVAFRGGRASVPVAYGYLIKTREKPLARFVVMSDVHVGDHKNNDKKYESFFDTIGSVFPHPDAILSNGDMINDNGDGKGPDHRIVSDIFQANLKRKGMTGTQVLMSNGNHDDSLAAIRAGYPKAWFPDSGGGYYESDVKGVHLLTVNTETYDRDSAQRAWLKSRLAALTTAPGASRKPVLVQGHRPTTGTTMDGQQATNPGLAADLGAFPQAILFSGHSHLNNNDDRSMYQGDFTSVNDGSMSYVEVDHGYQMVTENGLADRFEAPTAQALFVEVYKDRTEIDRINMAADKHDIYTGGQWSASWQPPYASAGTLSGPGWTVRLKGNTNQQIKDNFRYTSDRRNTVAPKFTPRKPLTAVRGAGGGTALRVAQAGDDQMVHHYTVDITDTTTGTKAVSSKVLSDFYFMPRPNALDIPVTGAVAGHRYRAEVVAVDAYGNASRPVSLAFKG; encoded by the coding sequence GTGAGACTCACCCCGCTCGTGATCGCCGCCTCCTGCCTGGCGCTCGCCGCCCCGGCCGCCGCGCAGGCCCGGCCGCAGCCCGCCGGCCCGCCCGCCGCACCCGGTGTCAGCGTCCCCGGTGGACGGTACGACCACACGGTGTCGCTGAACTTCCGCGCCGGGCACGGCGACACCGTCCGCTACACGCTGGACGGTTCGACCCCGACCCGGGAGAGCCGCGCCTACTCCCCCGGCCGGCCGCTGCGGATCACCGAGGACACCAACGTCACGGCCGTCGCCTTCCGGGGCGGGCGGGCCAGTGTGCCCGTCGCGTACGGCTATCTGATCAAGACGAGGGAGAAGCCGCTCGCCCGCTTCGTCGTCATGTCGGACGTCCATGTCGGGGACCACAAGAACAACGACAAGAAGTACGAGAGCTTCTTCGACACCATCGGCTCGGTCTTCCCGCACCCGGACGCGATCCTGTCGAACGGCGACATGATCAACGACAACGGCGACGGCAAGGGCCCCGACCACCGCATCGTCTCCGACATCTTCCAGGCGAACCTGAAGCGCAAGGGCATGACCGGCACCCAGGTGCTCATGTCCAACGGCAACCACGACGACAGCCTCGCCGCGATCCGGGCCGGCTACCCGAAGGCCTGGTTCCCCGACTCCGGCGGCGGCTACTACGAGTCGGACGTCAAGGGCGTCCACCTGCTCACGGTCAACACCGAGACGTACGACCGCGACAGCGCGCAGCGCGCCTGGCTGAAGAGCCGGCTTGCCGCGCTCACCACCGCCCCGGGAGCCTCCCGCAAGCCGGTCCTGGTCCAGGGCCACCGGCCGACGACGGGCACCACGATGGACGGCCAGCAGGCCACCAACCCGGGGCTGGCGGCGGACCTCGGCGCCTTCCCGCAGGCGATCCTCTTCTCCGGCCACTCGCACCTGAACAACAACGACGACCGGTCCATGTACCAGGGCGACTTCACCTCCGTCAACGACGGTTCGATGTCGTACGTGGAGGTCGACCACGGCTATCAGATGGTCACGGAGAACGGTCTCGCGGACCGCTTCGAGGCGCCCACCGCGCAGGCGCTGTTCGTCGAGGTCTACAAGGACCGCACCGAGATCGACCGGATCAACATGGCCGCCGACAAGCACGACATCTACACCGGCGGCCAGTGGTCGGCGAGCTGGCAGCCGCCGTACGCGAGCGCCGGCACGCTGAGCGGTCCCGGCTGGACGGTACGGCTGAAGGGCAACACGAACCAGCAGATCAAGGACAACTTCCGCTACACCTCGGACCGGCGCAACACGGTGGCCCCGAAGTTCACCCCCCGTAAGCCGCTGACGGCGGTGCGCGGCGCCGGGGGCGGTACGGCGCTGCGGGTCGCGCAGGCCGGGGACGACCAGATGGTCCACCACTACACGGTCGACATCACGGACACGACGACCGGCACGAAGGCCGTCTCGTCCAAGGTGCTGTCCGACTTCTACTTCATGCCGCGCCCCAACGCCCTGGACATCCCGGTCACGGGCGCGGTGGCCGGCCACCGCTACCGCGCGGAGGTCGTCGCCGTCGACGCGTACGGGAACGCCTCCCGGCCCGTCTCACTGGCCTTCAAGGGCTGA
- a CDS encoding class I SAM-dependent methyltransferase codes for MAAEPKPEILAAFQAAKGFMPVVEGLALYAAAAEAAALGLPLLEVGTYCGRSTILLADAARAAGSTALTVDHHRGSEEQQPGWEYHDPTVVDPEVGRMDTLPTFRRTLHAAGLEEHVVALVGRSPQVAAVWGGPLGLVFIDGGHTDEHANGDYEGWAPHVAEGGLLVIHDVFPDPAHGGQAPYRIYLRALASGAFTEISVTDSLRVLRRTGPGI; via the coding sequence GTGGCCGCCGAGCCCAAGCCGGAGATTCTCGCCGCGTTCCAGGCCGCCAAGGGCTTCATGCCGGTGGTGGAGGGGCTGGCCCTGTACGCGGCCGCCGCGGAGGCCGCCGCGCTCGGGCTGCCGCTGCTGGAGGTGGGCACGTACTGCGGGCGCTCCACCATCCTGCTCGCGGACGCCGCCCGCGCCGCGGGGTCCACGGCCCTCACCGTCGACCACCACCGGGGCAGCGAGGAGCAGCAGCCCGGCTGGGAGTACCACGATCCGACCGTGGTGGACCCGGAGGTCGGCCGGATGGACACGCTGCCCACCTTCCGCCGGACGCTGCACGCGGCAGGTCTGGAGGAGCACGTGGTGGCGCTGGTGGGCCGCTCCCCGCAGGTCGCGGCCGTCTGGGGCGGCCCGCTCGGCCTGGTCTTCATCGACGGCGGCCACACCGACGAGCACGCGAACGGCGACTACGAGGGCTGGGCCCCGCATGTGGCCGAGGGCGGGCTGCTGGTGATCCACGACGTGTTCCCGGACCCGGCGCACGGCGGGCAGGCCCCGTACCGGATCTATCTGCGGGCGCTGGCCTCCGGGGCGTTCACCGAGATCTCGGTCACCGACTCGCTGCGGGTCCTGCGGCGCACCGGGCCCGGGATCTGA
- a CDS encoding N-acetylmuramoyl-L-alanine amidase → MRDDKSVPPTPRRPALFAAATLTALCLGATGCGGGDIAQARPGPAASSPSSGTASSPAPASPSPVRSSPKAPAERKPAPSASAPDAPTGPLSGKTVVIDPGHNPRNHLHTAEIGRQVDIGTTHKECDTTGTSTNAGYAEAEFTLDVAHRMRTLLKAQGAKVVLTYDNDRPFGPCVDERARIGNKAGADAVVSVHADGSAAGNRGFHVILPASVRGGGADTSKIVGPSRDLGTRIAGLFVRATGSAPSNYIGGNTGLDTRKDLGGLNLSTVPKVFIECGNMRDAKDAALLTSASWRQKAAQGISDGISSYLNG, encoded by the coding sequence GTGCGTGACGACAAGAGCGTTCCCCCCACCCCGCGCCGCCCGGCCCTGTTCGCCGCCGCGACGCTGACCGCGCTGTGTCTGGGCGCCACCGGCTGCGGCGGCGGTGACATCGCGCAGGCCAGGCCCGGCCCGGCGGCCTCGTCGCCGTCCTCCGGCACGGCCTCCTCACCGGCCCCGGCCTCCCCCTCGCCGGTGCGCAGCAGCCCGAAGGCCCCCGCCGAGCGCAAGCCCGCCCCCTCCGCGTCCGCGCCGGACGCCCCGACCGGGCCGCTGTCGGGGAAGACGGTCGTGATCGACCCCGGGCACAACCCGCGCAACCACCTGCACACCGCCGAGATCGGCCGTCAGGTGGACATCGGCACCACGCACAAGGAGTGCGACACCACCGGCACCTCCACCAACGCCGGTTACGCGGAAGCCGAGTTCACCCTCGACGTGGCGCACCGGATGCGCACCCTGCTGAAGGCGCAGGGCGCGAAGGTGGTGCTGACGTACGACAACGACCGGCCCTTCGGCCCGTGCGTGGACGAACGGGCGCGGATCGGCAACAAGGCCGGGGCCGACGCGGTCGTCTCGGTCCACGCGGACGGATCGGCGGCCGGCAACCGGGGGTTCCATGTGATCCTTCCCGCGTCGGTGCGCGGCGGCGGCGCGGATACCTCGAAGATCGTCGGTCCGTCGCGCGATCTCGGTACGCGTATCGCCGGACTCTTCGTCCGGGCTACCGGAAGTGCGCCTTCCAATTACATCGGCGGCAATACCGGACTGGACACCCGCAAGGACCTGGGCGGGCTCAATTTGTCTACCGTGCCCAAAGTCTTCATCGAATGCGGCAATATGCGTGATGCGAAGGACGCGGCCCTGCTCACCAGTGCGAGTTGGCGCCAGAAGGCGGCCCAGGGCATCTCCGACGGCATCAGCAGCTACCTCAACGGGTAG
- a CDS encoding LLM class F420-dependent oxidoreductase: protein MRLGLALGYWGRGPDPAHLDLAREAEDLGYTSVWTSEAWGSDAFTPLTWIAAHTSRIRLGTAIAQMAARTPTATAMHALTLDHLSGGRMMLGLGLSGPQVVEGWYGRPFPRSPLTATREYVDVVRQVLAREAPVELDGRFHSHPYNGPDATGLGKPLKPITHPLRADLPVLLGAEGPKNIAQTTRIADGWLPLYWSPLRPDVYETSLTGLRDGFMIAPLARAHVCDDVAEGLLPVKAMLGFYIGGMGAAARNFHADLMARMGYAEEARRIQRLFLEGRKQEAVLAVPDAFADEISLVGPRERIAERLELWRKGPVTDLLVTAPDPHTLRVLAELNQ from the coding sequence ATGCGGCTCGGACTCGCTCTCGGATACTGGGGCCGCGGCCCGGACCCGGCCCATCTGGACCTCGCCCGCGAGGCCGAGGATCTCGGTTACACCTCGGTGTGGACGTCGGAGGCCTGGGGCTCCGACGCCTTCACCCCGCTGACCTGGATCGCCGCCCACACCTCCCGCATCCGGCTGGGCACCGCCATCGCGCAGATGGCGGCCCGCACCCCGACCGCGACCGCCATGCACGCGCTGACCCTCGACCACCTCTCCGGCGGCCGGATGATGCTCGGCCTCGGGCTCTCCGGACCGCAGGTCGTCGAGGGCTGGTACGGCCGGCCGTTCCCCCGCAGCCCGCTGACCGCGACCCGCGAGTACGTCGACGTGGTGCGCCAGGTGCTCGCCAGGGAGGCGCCGGTCGAACTGGACGGCCGGTTCCACTCCCACCCGTACAACGGACCGGACGCCACCGGGCTCGGCAAACCGCTGAAGCCGATCACCCATCCGCTGCGGGCGGACCTTCCGGTGCTGCTCGGCGCGGAGGGGCCGAAGAACATCGCGCAGACCACCAGGATCGCGGACGGCTGGCTGCCGTTGTACTGGTCGCCGCTGCGCCCCGATGTGTACGAGACCTCGCTGACCGGCCTGCGCGACGGGTTCATGATCGCGCCGCTGGCCCGTGCGCACGTCTGTGACGACGTCGCGGAGGGGCTGCTGCCGGTGAAGGCGATGCTCGGCTTCTACATCGGCGGCATGGGCGCCGCCGCCCGCAACTTCCACGCGGACCTGATGGCGCGGATGGGCTACGCCGAAGAGGCCCGGCGGATTCAGCGGCTCTTCCTGGAGGGCCGCAAACAGGAGGCCGTGCTGGCCGTCCCGGACGCGTTCGCGGACGAGATCTCGCTGGTCGGCCCGCGCGAACGGATCGCGGAACGGCTGGAGTTGTGGCGCAAGGGGCCGGTCACCGACCTACTGGTGACCGCGCCGGACCCGCACACCCTGCGGGTTCTGGCGGAGCTCAACCAGTGA
- a CDS encoding SAM-dependent methyltransferase has translation MTDEQGIRTPVDGIDTGTPHSARVWNYWLGGKDNYDADRRLGATMEELYPQIIDIARASRAFQARAVRYLAGEAGIRQFLDLGTGLPTANATHEIAQDAEPTARIVYVDNDPIVLAHARALLTSRPEGATDYVHADLTDAKTVLREAARTLDLDKPVAVMLLSTLGHVADSGEAAALLRSYLDELPAGSCLMLCDTIGTPETEAASEEYATGGAMPYISRPKEIMATFADGLDLVEPGFGSISLWRPEEPLVGEPVDQWGFVAVKR, from the coding sequence ATGACTGACGAGCAGGGCATCCGGACGCCGGTGGACGGAATCGACACGGGCACGCCGCATTCGGCGCGGGTGTGGAACTACTGGCTGGGCGGCAAGGACAACTACGATGCGGACCGCCGGCTCGGCGCGACGATGGAGGAGCTGTACCCGCAGATCATCGACATAGCGCGCGCCTCCCGGGCGTTCCAGGCGCGTGCGGTGCGCTATCTGGCGGGGGAGGCGGGGATACGGCAGTTCCTCGATCTCGGCACCGGTCTGCCGACGGCGAACGCGACGCACGAGATCGCCCAGGACGCCGAGCCGACGGCACGCATCGTGTACGTGGACAACGACCCGATCGTCCTGGCGCACGCCCGTGCCCTGCTGACCAGCCGGCCCGAAGGGGCGACGGACTATGTGCACGCGGACCTGACCGACGCGAAGACGGTGCTGCGCGAGGCCGCCCGGACACTCGACCTCGACAAGCCGGTGGCCGTGATGCTGCTCTCGACGCTGGGGCACGTCGCGGACTCGGGCGAGGCGGCGGCGCTGCTCCGCAGCTACCTGGACGAGCTGCCCGCCGGCAGCTGTCTGATGCTGTGCGACACCATCGGAACTCCGGAGACCGAGGCCGCATCCGAGGAGTACGCCACTGGCGGCGCCATGCCGTACATCTCGCGCCCCAAGGAGATCATGGCGACCTTCGCGGACGGACTCGATCTGGTGGAGCCCGGCTTCGGCTCGATCAGCCTGTGGCGCCCGGAGGAGCCCCTTGTCGGTGAGCCGGTCGACCAGTGGGGATTCGTGGCCGTGAAGCGGTAG